The following proteins are encoded in a genomic region of Pyricularia oryzae 70-15 chromosome 6, whole genome shotgun sequence:
- a CDS encoding catalase-peroxidase 1, whose product MGECPLRTANVAGGGTRNRDWWPNTLKLNILRQHTEATNPYDPNFDYAEAFKSLDYEGLKKDLRALMTDSQEYWPADFGHYGGLFVRMAWHSAGTYRVMDGRGGGGQGQQRFAPLNSWPDNVSLDKARRLLWPIKQKYGNKISWADLMLLTGNVALEDMGFKTFGFAGGRPDTWEADESTYWGGETTWLGNEVRYSSGNEGHKESGVIDGSESKKGHKDIHTRDLEKPVSAAHMGLIYVNPEGPDGIPDPVAAARDIRTTFSRMAMNDEETVALIAGGHTVGKTHGAAPSDNVGPEPEAAPIENQGLGWSNKHGSGKGPDTITSGLEVIWTKEPAKFTMNYLEYLFKYEWELTKSPAGANQWVAKNAEEFIPDAFDPSKKHKPRMLTTDLSLRFDPEYEKISRRFLENPEQFKDAFARAWFKLLHRDMGPRSRWLGPEVPKETLLWEDPIPTPDHPIIDGSDVDSLKKAILATGVAPSKLIQTAWASASTFRGGDKRGGANGARIRLEPQNKWEVNNPQQLAEVLKALEGVKADFEKSGKKVSIADLIVLAGVAAVEQAAGVPVPFTPGRGDATQEQTDVESFTHLEPAADAFRNYGKGTSRVTTEQIMVDRAQQLTLTAPELTVLVGGLRVLGANYDGSSHGVWTDKPGKLTNDFFVTLLDPYTSWKSVDGEVFEGTNSKSGKKLTGTRADLVFGSHSELRALAEVYGSADGQQKFTKDFVAAWDKVMNLDRFDVRRGIYDETRLKSKL is encoded by the exons ACTGGCCTGCTGACTTCGGCCACTACGGCGGTCTGTTCGTCCGTATGGCCTGGCACAGCGCTGGTACATACCGTGTCATGGACGGCCGCGGAGGCGGTGGCCAAGGCCAGCAGCGCTTTGCCCCCCTCAACAGCTGGCCTGACAATGTCTCCCTCGACAAGGCCCGCCGCCTGTTGTGGCCTATCAAGCAGAAGTATGGCAACAAGATTTCGTGGGCTGACCTTATGTTGCTCACCGGAAACGTCGCACTCGAGGACATGGGATTCAAGACTTTTGGCTTTGCGGGTGGCCGTCCCGACACCTGGGAGGCTGACGAATCCACATACTGGGGTGGCGAGACAACCTGGTTGGGCAACGAGGTCCGATACTCTTCGGGCAACGAGGGTCACAAGGAGTCGGGCGTCATCGACGGCTCCGAGTCCAAGAAGGGCCACAAAGATATTCACACACGCGACCTGGAGAAGCCTGTGTCAGCTGCCCACATGGGTCTGATCTACGTCAACCCAGAGGGCCCTGATGGAATCCCGGATCCGGTTGCTGCCGCACGGGATATCCGCACTACCTTTAGCCGCATGGCCATGAACGACGAGGAGACCGTCGCTCTGATTGCAGGCGGTCACACTGTGGGCAAGACTCACGGTGCTGCACCCTCTGACAATGTCGGTCCCGAGCCCGAGGCTGCCCCTATCGAGAACCAGGGTCTTGGCTGGTCCAACAAGCACGGTTCCGGCAAGGGCCCTGACACCATCACCAGTGGTCTGGAGGTCATCTGGACCAAGGAGCCCGCCAAGTTTACCATGAACTACCTTGAGTACCTCTTTAAATACGAGTGGGAGCTCACAAAGAGCCCTGCTGGTGCCAACCAGTGGGTTGCCAAGAATGCTGAGGAGTTTATTCCTGATGCTTTCGACCCCAGCAAGAAGCACAAGCCAAGGATGTTGACCACCGATTTGTCGCTTCGCTTCGACCCCGAGTATGAGAAGATCTCTCGCCGCTTCCTCGAGAACCCAGAGCAGTTCAAGGACGCCTTTGCCCGTGCTTGGTTCAAGCTCCTGCACCGTGATATGGGACCCCGAAGCCGCTGGTTGGGCCCCGAAGTCCCCAAGGAGACTCTCCTTTGGGAGGACCCCATCCCGACTCCTGACCACCCCATCATTGACGGCAGTGACGTCGACAGCCTGAAGAAGGCCATCCTTGCGACCGGTGTTGCTCCTTCCAAGCTTATCCAGACCGCATGGGCTTCTGCCTCGACATTCCGTGGAGGTGACAAGCGTGGTGGAGCCAACGGTGCACGCATCCGACTTGAGCCGCAGAACAAGTGGGAGGTCAACAACCCGCAACAGCTTGCCGAGGTTCTCAAGGCTCTTGAGGGAGTCAAGGCAGACTTCGAGAAGAGTGGCAAGAAGGTCTCAATTGCCGACCTGATTGTTCTTGCCGGTGTTGCTGCCGTCGAGCAGGCTGCTGGTGTTCCCGTTCCATTCACTCCCGGCCGTGGTGATGCCACCCAGGAGCAGACCGACGTTGAGAGCTTCACCCACCTTGAGCCGGCGGCCGATGCGTTCCGCAACTACGGCAAGGGAACTTCTCGAGTTACCACGGAACAGATCATGGTGGACCGCGCCCAGCAGCTCACCCTTACGGCACCGGAGCTGACTGTTCTCGTGGGAGGTCTGCGTGTCCTCGGGGCCAACTACGATGGCTCCAGCCACGGAGTCTGGACCGACAAGCCGGGCAAGCTGACCAACGACTTCTTTGTCACCCTTCTCGACCCCTACACGTCGTGGAAGTCGGTTGACGGCGAGGTCTTTGAGGGTACCAACAGCAAGTCTGGCAAGAAGTTGACTGGCACTCGTGCGGACCTCGTCTTTGGCTCGCATTCTGAGCTCCGTGCCCTCGCCGAGGTCTACGGTAGCGCTGACGGCCAGCAGAAGTTCACCAAGGACTTTGTGGCCGCTTGGGACAAGGTGATGAACCTTGACCGTTTCGACGTGCGCCG GGGGATCTACGACGAGACGAGACTGAAATCCAAGTTATAA